A window of Desulfovibrio desulfuricans DSM 642 contains these coding sequences:
- a CDS encoding DNA translocase FtsK — translation MLLLSLLSFDANDPSLNHVVSGVVKVKNKAGLFGAYTAGFLNDVFGVAAYLCPLVFGALGAAYVSPSYSLHWSRWLGFFLLTVCLLVIGSASDITLGDMWGGGMVGNALHLNASRYLSPGGSALVWIFVALVGMQLAGNISWFNVAARVLHWAQARLAARAGNATGPVVAESQPEGEDGKRRWSLLDLRLPSMEFWKRWRDRLGNIQPTADSLPDVFEEQKTKAARAQANEPGAQRPAAQVDADDPFAVAVDINGMPISPAVSAGAAYADEQEGNAPAHDPVHDGAHDLAQDDAAHAASPAASAPNTGGKAASAAAPAAEAPKKQGGLTGLLAGMTGRKAAIPLPGLELLAPPVKVPGNNNKEDREARGKALIACLRDFDIQSELVHVTPGPVVTMYEVRPAPGIRVSRIANLSDDLALALKAVAVRIQAPIPGTDTVGIEIPNDNRETVNFRELAASEPFRKGCGPLTMILGKDIAGKPVMADLARMPHLLVAGATGAGKSVCLNGILISLLYRTQPKDMQLLLVDPKRIEMAVYADEPHLVHPVVTEMNEAKNALDWAVHEMDRRYEAMARLGVRNVAGFNQKLAACKNDLPPDFADLEPLPYLVVVIDELADLMMTAAREVETSIVRLAQLARAAGIHMILATQRPSVDVVTGLIKANFPCRISFQVTSKHDSRTILDQVGAEHLLGRGDMLFKPSGGRLQRLHGPFLSDEDVQAVVSYWKRQLSPSYKVDFAQWGLDSVSGGGSGSGGDAAQDPLYGEVQAFVSEQGRASISLVQRRFKIGFNRAARLVEQLEHDGIIGPADGSKPRAVVK, via the coding sequence TTGCTTTTGCTCAGCCTGCTCAGTTTTGACGCCAACGACCCCAGCCTTAACCATGTGGTCAGCGGTGTTGTCAAGGTAAAGAACAAGGCTGGCCTTTTCGGCGCGTACACTGCGGGTTTTCTTAACGATGTGTTTGGCGTGGCCGCCTATCTCTGCCCACTGGTTTTCGGTGCGCTGGGGGCGGCCTACGTTTCTCCTTCGTACAGCCTGCACTGGTCGCGTTGGCTTGGCTTCTTTTTGCTCACCGTCTGCCTTCTTGTCATAGGCTCCGCCTCGGATATCACCCTTGGCGACATGTGGGGCGGCGGCATGGTGGGCAATGCCCTGCACCTCAATGCCAGCCGATATCTGAGCCCGGGCGGTTCTGCCCTGGTATGGATATTTGTGGCGCTTGTGGGCATGCAGCTTGCGGGCAATATCTCATGGTTCAATGTGGCGGCGCGTGTGCTGCACTGGGCGCAGGCGAGGCTTGCCGCCCGTGCGGGCAACGCAACCGGGCCTGTTGTTGCAGAAAGCCAACCGGAAGGCGAAGACGGCAAGCGGCGTTGGTCGCTGCTTGATCTGCGCCTGCCTTCCATGGAATTCTGGAAGCGCTGGCGCGACCGCCTTGGCAACATTCAGCCCACGGCTGACTCGCTGCCTGATGTCTTTGAAGAACAAAAGACCAAAGCGGCCCGAGCGCAGGCAAATGAGCCAGGGGCACAACGCCCGGCAGCACAAGTGGATGCTGACGATCCCTTTGCCGTGGCGGTAGACATCAACGGCATGCCCATTTCGCCTGCTGTTTCTGCAGGCGCGGCCTATGCTGACGAACAGGAGGGCAATGCCCCGGCCCACGATCCTGTGCACGATGGTGCGCATGATCTGGCTCAGGATGACGCGGCGCATGCTGCCTCGCCTGCCGCTTCTGCCCCGAATACTGGCGGCAAGGCAGCAAGTGCTGCCGCCCCTGCTGCCGAAGCCCCCAAAAAGCAGGGCGGCCTGACCGGGCTGCTTGCTGGCATGACAGGCCGCAAGGCCGCCATTCCGCTGCCGGGGCTTGAGCTGTTGGCCCCGCCTGTCAAAGTGCCGGGCAACAACAATAAGGAAGACCGCGAGGCGCGGGGCAAGGCCCTTATTGCCTGCCTCAGGGATTTTGACATCCAGAGCGAGCTTGTGCATGTCACGCCTGGGCCTGTGGTCACCATGTACGAGGTGCGCCCTGCCCCCGGCATCCGCGTGAGCCGTATCGCCAACCTCAGCGATGACCTGGCGCTGGCCCTCAAGGCCGTTGCCGTGCGTATTCAGGCGCCCATTCCCGGTACGGATACGGTGGGTATTGAAATACCCAACGACAACCGCGAAACCGTCAATTTCAGGGAGCTTGCTGCCTCTGAGCCTTTCCGCAAAGGGTGCGGCCCCCTGACCATGATTCTGGGCAAGGACATCGCGGGCAAGCCCGTAATGGCCGACCTCGCGCGCATGCCGCATCTGCTTGTGGCTGGCGCTACGGGCGCGGGCAAGAGCGTCTGCCTTAACGGCATTCTTATCAGCCTGCTGTACCGCACCCAGCCCAAGGATATGCAGTTGCTGCTGGTTGACCCCAAGCGCATTGAAATGGCCGTGTATGCGGATGAACCGCACCTTGTGCATCCTGTGGTCACGGAAATGAACGAGGCCAAGAACGCCCTTGACTGGGCCGTGCACGAGATGGATCGCCGTTACGAAGCAATGGCGCGCCTTGGGGTGCGCAATGTGGCCGGATTCAACCAGAAGCTGGCCGCCTGCAAGAATGATCTGCCCCCGGATTTTGCCGACCTTGAGCCTTTGCCATATCTTGTTGTTGTTATTGACGAACTGGCAGACCTCATGATGACCGCTGCCCGCGAGGTGGAAACCAGTATTGTGCGCCTTGCTCAGTTGGCCCGCGCCGCCGGTATCCACATGATTCTTGCTACCCAGCGCCCCAGTGTGGACGTGGTGACAGGGCTTATCAAGGCGAACTTTCCGTGCCGCATATCCTTTCAGGTCACATCCAAGCACGATTCGCGCACCATCCTTGATCAGGTGGGCGCTGAGCACCTGCTTGGCCGGGGCGATATGCTCTTCAAGCCCAGCGGTGGGCGCTTGCAGCGTCTGCACGGCCCCTTCCTCAGCGATGAAGATGTGCAGGCCGTGGTGAGCTACTGGAAGCGGCAGCTCAGCCCCTCCTACAAGGTGGACTTTGCACAGTGGGGGCTGGACTCTGTGAGCGGCGGTGGTAGCGGCAGTGGCGGCGATGCCGCGCAGGATCCCCTGTACGGCGAGGTGCAGGCCTTTGTGAGCGAGCAGGGGCGCGCATCCATATCGCTGGTGCAGCGCCGCTTCAAAATAGGTTTTAACCGTGCCGCGCGTCTGGTTGAACAGCTTGAGCACGATGGCATCATCGGCCCGGCAGACGGCAGCAAGCCGCGCGCTGTGGTCAAATAA
- the lolA gene encoding outer membrane lipoprotein chaperone LolA produces the protein MRINGMLALAAGLVLLVASAAQAADIAATIQARYEKLRTFSATFEQTLTHKESGSVEKRQGSLLFQKPLLIRWQTDKPHEETLVVTHKEIWDYLADEEIAYRYPLELVRDSRTIIQVITGQAALTKDFDVKEAGQENGFAKLHLYPKEPAPQMVEALLWVEPSTGYIRRASIIDFYGNSNDVRFTQFKPDTSLKESDFTFTAPKGVEVEDRIDRKVQEKELFK, from the coding sequence ATGCGCATAAATGGCATGCTGGCCTTGGCAGCCGGGCTTGTTCTTCTTGTGGCTTCAGCCGCGCAGGCTGCGGATATAGCGGCGACCATCCAGGCGCGGTATGAAAAGCTGCGCACGTTTTCTGCCACGTTTGAGCAAACGCTGACCCATAAGGAAAGCGGCTCGGTGGAGAAACGGCAGGGCAGCCTGCTGTTCCAGAAGCCCCTGCTCATTCGCTGGCAGACAGATAAACCCCATGAAGAAACCCTTGTGGTAACTCATAAGGAAATTTGGGATTATCTTGCGGATGAAGAAATTGCCTACCGCTACCCCCTGGAACTGGTGCGCGATTCGCGCACCATCATTCAGGTCATAACCGGGCAGGCCGCGCTGACCAAAGATTTTGACGTCAAGGAAGCCGGGCAGGAAAACGGCTTCGCCAAGCTGCACCTTTACCCCAAGGAACCAGCCCCGCAGATGGTTGAGGCGCTTCTGTGGGTCGAGCCTTCCACCGGCTATATCCGCCGGGCCAGCATCATTGACTTTTACGGCAATTCCAACGACGTGCGCTTTACGCAGTTCAAGCCCGATACCTCGCTGAAAGAATCAGACTTCACCTTTACCGCGCCCAAGGGCGTGGAGGTTGAAGACCGCATTGACCGCAAGGTGCAGGAAAAGGAACTCTTTAAATAA
- a CDS encoding acyl-CoA thioesterase has translation MARINIYTQQITVGQDDIDMQHRVSNLRYMAWMQDVAVAHSAVCGWPMERYDSIGQGWVVRQHTITYKRPAFLGDVITAATWIASYASRRSLRRYAFWNAKEKALLAEAETQWVFIDMTSGKPVSVPGELQESFPIVDEDAPGVFRRLCV, from the coding sequence ATGGCCCGGATCAACATATACACGCAGCAGATCACGGTTGGGCAGGATGATATCGACATGCAGCACCGCGTCAGCAACCTGCGCTATATGGCCTGGATGCAGGATGTGGCTGTTGCGCATTCCGCCGTTTGCGGCTGGCCTATGGAGCGATACGACAGCATTGGTCAGGGCTGGGTGGTGCGCCAGCACACCATCACTTACAAACGCCCGGCCTTTCTGGGTGATGTGATTACAGCCGCCACATGGATTGCATCCTACGCTTCGCGTCGCAGCCTGCGCCGCTATGCCTTCTGGAATGCAAAAGAAAAAGCTCTGCTTGCAGAGGCGGAAACCCAGTGGGTCTTCATTGATATGACCAGCGGTAAACCTGTCAGTGTGCCGGGCGAGCTACAGGAGTCTTTTCCCATAGTAGACGAAGATGCGCCGGGCGTATTCCGGCGCTTGTGCGTGTAG
- the hybD gene encoding HyaD/HybD family hydrogenase maturation endopeptidase: MEQIVILGLGNILYGDEGFGVLLAQRLYAHWDFPENVEVVDGGTQGQTLLTFVERADKLLVLDAVDFGLEPGELVLRDNVPAYLTAQKIGPHQNSFSEVMGLAALRGTAPEHCALIGVQPAAMTLAAPLSTPVSESFEAAQSMALDVLRQWGIDPQLRAQPRHLSAAVLDSLVQGCV, translated from the coding sequence ATGGAACAGATCGTCATTCTTGGTCTTGGCAATATTCTGTACGGCGATGAAGGCTTTGGCGTACTTTTGGCGCAGCGGCTTTACGCCCATTGGGATTTTCCTGAAAACGTGGAGGTTGTGGACGGCGGCACCCAAGGGCAAACCCTGCTGACCTTTGTGGAAAGGGCCGACAAGCTGCTGGTGCTGGATGCGGTCGATTTTGGGCTGGAACCGGGCGAACTGGTGCTGCGCGACAATGTGCCGGCATACCTGACTGCGCAAAAGATCGGCCCGCACCAGAACAGCTTTTCGGAAGTGATGGGCCTTGCCGCCCTGCGCGGCACAGCCCCGGAGCACTGCGCCCTCATCGGCGTGCAACCGGCGGCCATGACGCTGGCAGCTCCCCTGTCCACTCCGGTCAGCGAAAGTTTTGAAGCAGCCCAAAGCATGGCGCTGGATGTACTGCGGCAATGGGGCATTGACCCTCAGTTACGGGCGCAGCCGCGCCACCTTTCCGCAGCTGTGCTCGACAGCCTTGTTCAGGGCTGCGTGTAA
- the cybH gene encoding Ni/Fe-hydrogenase, b-type cytochrome subunit, which translates to MSEQHLLPQLPMGKSIYVYQLPIRIWHWVMVACVIVLIVTGYIIGKPWLSVTGEPYETFYMGYTRMAHFIAGFVLIISTVLRYIYGLVWGNRFSRELIIVPVWSKDWWNDLWQDVRWYLFLNRECAAHVGHNPLAQLGMGTGMIFMLVIMLTGLGMYAQDSHVPFIRFFAFVQDWINNWFGGNGQMTRSLHRLGMLLLITFVTVHLYMVIREEIMGKTTLVSSMFSGFRERRKP; encoded by the coding sequence ATGAGCGAACAACATCTTCTGCCGCAACTGCCAATGGGCAAAAGCATATACGTCTATCAACTGCCCATACGCATCTGGCATTGGGTTATGGTTGCCTGTGTCATTGTGCTTATTGTCACTGGCTACATTATCGGCAAACCCTGGCTTTCCGTCACTGGTGAGCCGTACGAAACCTTTTACATGGGCTACACCCGCATGGCCCACTTTATTGCGGGCTTTGTGCTGATTATTTCAACAGTGCTGCGCTACATATACGGCCTTGTGTGGGGCAACCGCTTTTCGCGCGAGCTTATCATCGTGCCGGTGTGGAGCAAGGACTGGTGGAACGACCTGTGGCAGGACGTACGCTGGTATCTGTTCCTGAACAGGGAATGCGCCGCGCATGTGGGGCATAATCCGCTGGCGCAGCTGGGCATGGGCACGGGCATGATCTTCATGCTTGTCATCATGCTCACGGGCCTTGGCATGTACGCGCAGGACAGCCACGTGCCGTTTATCCGCTTTTTCGCCTTTGTGCAGGACTGGATAAACAACTGGTTTGGCGGCAACGGGCAGATGACCCGCAGCCTGCACCGATTGGGCATGCTGCTGCTCATCACCTTTGTAACCGTGCATCTGTACATGGTCATTCGCGAAGAAATCATGGGCAAGACCACCCTGGTTTCGTCCATGTTCAGCGGATTCCGCGAACGCCGCAAGCCATAA
- a CDS encoding nickel-dependent hydrogenase large subunit encodes MAYEYTTSQGYAVKDSGRRVVVDPVTRIEGHLRCEVNLDDSNVITNAVSCGTIFRGIEIILKGRDPRDAWAFVERICGVCTGTHALSSVHAVEDALGIQIPDNANIIRNIMHLCLMYHDHLVHLYHLAGLDWVDVVSAAKADPKATSELSHKLTPWPNSSPGYFKSIKDRLNRVLESGQLGIFTNGYWGHPAYKLPPEANLLVVAHYLEALDFQKDMVQIHTIFGGKNPHPNWLVGGVPCSLNLDAHGAADVINQERLELVLQLIERCRDFAQQVVIPDTLALAAFYKDWLNIGGGLSKLSVLAYGAIPDIANDYSEKSLLLPPGAIINGNFNEVLPVDLRNPEEIQESVSHSWYKPYPGGKTGLHPFDGMTEPNYAPGPNIKGTPTDLKQVDERDRYSWIKTPLWRGHQMEVGPLARLLVGYARKDTEIKGLIDEFLGQAKAPVSVLQSTLGRIAARSLELAWSADKMRYFYDKLVTNLKNGNLATANTKLWKPESWPTGTLRGIGFTEAPRGALGHWVTIKDRKIENYQCVVPTTWNGAPRSPDGQLSAYEASLMGTKMAVPNQPLEILRTLHSFDPCLACSTHILGPDGSELISVRTDNCF; translated from the coding sequence ATGGCATACGAATACACTACTTCTCAGGGTTATGCCGTTAAGGACTCGGGCCGCCGCGTGGTTGTAGACCCCGTTACCCGTATTGAGGGGCACCTGCGTTGCGAGGTGAACCTTGACGACAGCAACGTCATCACCAATGCGGTTTCGTGCGGCACCATTTTCAGAGGTATTGAAATCATCCTCAAAGGCCGCGATCCGCGCGATGCATGGGCCTTTGTTGAACGCATCTGCGGCGTGTGCACGGGTACGCATGCCCTTTCCTCCGTGCATGCGGTGGAAGATGCGCTCGGCATACAAATACCAGACAACGCCAATATCATTCGCAATATCATGCACCTGTGCCTCATGTACCATGACCATCTGGTGCATCTGTACCATCTTGCGGGCCTTGACTGGGTGGACGTTGTGTCTGCCGCCAAGGCTGATCCCAAGGCAACATCGGAGCTTTCGCACAAGCTCACCCCCTGGCCCAATTCCTCGCCGGGCTACTTCAAATCCATCAAGGATCGCCTCAACCGCGTGCTTGAATCCGGGCAGCTGGGCATTTTCACCAACGGCTACTGGGGGCACCCTGCCTACAAGCTGCCGCCCGAAGCCAACCTGCTGGTGGTGGCTCACTATCTGGAAGCCCTGGATTTCCAGAAAGACATGGTGCAGATACACACCATCTTTGGCGGCAAAAATCCGCACCCCAACTGGCTGGTAGGCGGCGTGCCCTGCTCGCTGAACCTCGACGCGCATGGCGCTGCCGACGTTATCAATCAGGAACGTCTGGAACTGGTGTTGCAACTTATTGAGCGTTGCCGTGATTTTGCCCAACAGGTTGTCATACCGGACACCCTTGCGCTGGCCGCCTTCTATAAAGACTGGCTGAACATAGGCGGCGGACTTTCCAAGCTTTCCGTGCTTGCTTACGGCGCAATACCCGACATTGCCAATGACTACTCTGAAAAAAGTCTGCTGCTGCCCCCTGGGGCCATCATCAACGGCAACTTCAACGAAGTGCTGCCTGTTGACCTGCGCAATCCTGAAGAAATTCAGGAAAGCGTGTCCCACTCCTGGTACAAGCCCTACCCCGGCGGCAAAACCGGTCTGCACCCCTTTGACGGCATGACCGAACCCAACTACGCCCCCGGCCCCAATATCAAGGGCACGCCAACAGATCTCAAGCAGGTGGACGAACGCGACAGGTATTCGTGGATCAAAACTCCGCTCTGGCGCGGGCATCAGATGGAAGTGGGCCCGCTGGCGCGCCTGCTGGTGGGCTATGCCAGGAAGGACACCGAGATCAAGGGCCTCATTGATGAATTCCTTGGTCAGGCCAAGGCGCCGGTCTCTGTGCTGCAATCCACCCTTGGCCGCATTGCAGCCCGCTCGCTGGAGCTGGCATGGTCTGCCGACAAGATGCGCTACTTCTACGACAAGCTTGTGACCAACCTTAAAAACGGCAATCTTGCAACAGCCAACACCAAGCTTTGGAAGCCCGAAAGCTGGCCCACCGGCACCCTGCGCGGCATTGGCTTTACGGAAGCTCCGCGCGGCGCTTTGGGGCACTGGGTCACCATCAAGGACAGGAAGATCGAGAACTACCAGTGCGTTGTTCCCACCACCTGGAACGGTGCGCCCCGCAGCCCCGATGGACAGCTCAGCGCCTACGAGGCCTCGCTCATGGGTACCAAGATGGCGGTTCCCAACCAGCCCCTTGAAATCCTGCGCACCCTGCACAGCTTTGACCCCTGCCTGGCCTGCTCCACGCATATCCTCGGGCCGGACGGATCAGAGCTCATCTCGGTGCGGACAGACAACTGCTTCTAG
- a CDS encoding hydrogenase small subunit translates to MAHLETTEQALRNRGVSRRDFMKFCALTAVAMGLGPGADLAIAQALSTKPRVPVLWINGLSCSCCTESFLRTAHPLATDIVLSMITMDYQDTIMAAAGDQANAAYEDAIKKYKGQYILAVEGNVPLNGQGMYCIDGGKPFYEKLKEGVEHAKVLVAWGTCASWGCVQAAHPNPTGATPLHKLFPNKPQIKVPGCPAIPEVMSSILTYIITYDRLPTLDSQGRPEMFYGKRVHDHCYRRAHFDAGEYVESWDDAGARAGLCLYKMGCKGPTTYNACPSTRWNNGVSFPIQSGHGCIGCSEQNFWDQGSFYDRITTIPHLGTNATAETVGVAAVAGVAAGVAVHGVASMVRHAGSKNTKNSSDTDSKN, encoded by the coding sequence ATGGCTCATCTCGAAACTACTGAACAAGCCTTGCGTAATCGTGGTGTCAGCCGTCGAGATTTCATGAAATTCTGTGCGCTTACAGCCGTTGCCATGGGCCTTGGCCCTGGGGCGGATCTGGCCATCGCACAGGCATTGTCCACCAAACCGCGCGTCCCAGTGCTATGGATAAATGGTCTTTCCTGTTCGTGTTGTACCGAATCATTTTTGCGTACAGCCCACCCGCTGGCGACCGACATTGTGCTCTCGATGATCACAATGGACTATCAGGACACCATCATGGCCGCCGCTGGCGATCAGGCCAATGCCGCCTACGAGGACGCCATCAAAAAGTACAAGGGCCAGTATATTCTTGCTGTTGAAGGCAACGTGCCGCTCAACGGCCAGGGCATGTACTGCATTGACGGTGGCAAGCCTTTTTATGAAAAGCTCAAGGAAGGTGTGGAGCATGCCAAGGTTCTCGTGGCCTGGGGAACCTGCGCCTCATGGGGCTGCGTGCAGGCTGCCCACCCAAACCCCACGGGCGCTACCCCGCTGCACAAGCTCTTTCCCAACAAGCCGCAGATCAAGGTTCCCGGCTGCCCGGCCATCCCTGAGGTCATGAGTTCAATCCTGACCTATATCATCACATACGACCGTCTTCCCACTCTTGATTCGCAGGGCAGGCCGGAAATGTTTTACGGCAAGCGCGTGCACGACCACTGCTACCGCAGGGCCCATTTTGACGCGGGTGAATATGTGGAATCGTGGGACGATGCGGGCGCTCGCGCTGGCCTGTGCCTGTACAAGATGGGCTGCAAAGGCCCCACCACCTACAACGCCTGCCCTTCCACACGCTGGAACAACGGTGTCTCCTTTCCCATTCAGTCCGGGCATGGCTGCATAGGCTGCTCGGAACAGAACTTCTGGGATCAGGGCTCGTTTTATGACCGCATCACCACCATTCCGCATCTCGGCACCAACGCAACGGCTGAGACCGTGGGCGTTGCCGCTGTGGCGGGCGTGGCCGCGGGTGTTGCCGTACACGGCGTTGCCAGTATGGTGCGCCACGCAGGTAGCAAAAACACCAAGAACTCCTCCGACACCGACTCCAAAAACTGA
- a CDS encoding methyl-accepting chemotaxis protein, translated as MLADLKIARKLSLLLVLPMATFLFVVSAENIQRWKTIDHLKAIERSLVVSLSAGELIHELQKERGYTAGFLGSKGKRFSSELAEQTDKSNSAYKNFTAVLAGADSLENDSLARIFATSTQNFTDLSTTRNAAKDARIDALQAIAAYNTSINELIAAISELNARADLAFTSIIQLLHGKEIAGQERATLNAAFSAGTFSKQLYRDWLYRVSSQNTYLSSFAELGGKAALNLLQSKMQSVDEEVTRFRDTAYANLEKSSLEADPQQWFAASTRRIDKLMEVEKAWGDQLLGNAREEVRLAQRSLLIAVSAALLVAFFTILLGWRICITIGRPVRSTLRYAQGITHGDFDSVLTVKQNDEIGGLADVLREMVTRLKEQIQTAQQQHALADERGNLAEQCRITAEQAEKEANTRASTLATAVDKIHGVVESLNLALNNLEEQVRISTQGATSQSNRLDTTTSAMQEMSTTVIEVAKNAADAAQTADNSHTKASEGSTVVENVISAIAQVQEQSNKMKVDMGLLGQQAEGIGQVLDVISDIADQTNLLALNAAIEAARAGDAGRGFAVVADEVRKLAEKTMTATKEVGEAIHAVQGGTRKHISHVEQSAATIEQVTVLARQSGEALQALVQLANASTIQAQSIATASEEQSASSETIHSSLEDINQLALNTANAMDQATSVLNELRTQTDILVGVMADLKSTGIKKSVLM; from the coding sequence ATGCTTGCCGATCTCAAGATTGCCCGAAAACTCAGTCTTCTGCTCGTATTGCCCATGGCGACTTTTCTCTTCGTTGTTTCTGCGGAAAACATTCAACGCTGGAAGACGATAGACCACCTTAAAGCCATAGAACGCTCGCTGGTTGTCAGCCTCTCTGCTGGTGAACTTATCCACGAGCTGCAAAAAGAGCGTGGTTACACGGCTGGATTCCTGGGCAGCAAGGGCAAAAGGTTTTCTTCCGAACTGGCGGAACAGACAGATAAATCCAATTCAGCCTATAAAAACTTTACTGCTGTACTTGCTGGCGCTGATAGTCTGGAAAATGACTCTCTTGCAAGAATATTTGCGACATCTACCCAAAACTTTACAGACCTTTCTACAACCAGAAACGCTGCCAAAGACGCCCGCATTGATGCCCTTCAGGCCATTGCAGCGTACAATACCAGTATCAATGAATTGATCGCTGCGATTTCTGAACTGAACGCCCGCGCCGACCTTGCCTTCACATCAATCATTCAGCTTTTGCACGGCAAGGAGATTGCCGGGCAGGAGCGTGCCACGCTCAACGCCGCCTTTTCTGCCGGAACCTTCAGCAAACAGCTCTACCGCGACTGGCTCTACAGGGTCAGCTCACAAAACACCTATCTGAGTTCGTTTGCGGAACTGGGCGGCAAGGCGGCGCTAAACCTGCTGCAAAGCAAAATGCAATCTGTTGATGAAGAAGTGACGCGATTCCGCGATACTGCCTACGCCAACCTTGAAAAATCCAGCCTGGAGGCTGATCCGCAGCAATGGTTTGCAGCGTCCACGCGCCGCATCGACAAGCTGATGGAAGTGGAAAAAGCTTGGGGAGATCAATTGCTTGGAAACGCTCGCGAAGAAGTGCGTCTGGCCCAGAGGAGCCTCTTGATCGCTGTTTCTGCCGCGCTTCTGGTGGCCTTTTTCACCATTCTGCTGGGTTGGAGAATCTGCATCACTATTGGAAGGCCAGTGCGCAGCACCCTGCGCTACGCCCAAGGCATCACGCACGGGGATTTTGATTCGGTTCTGACAGTCAAACAGAATGACGAGATCGGCGGCCTTGCCGATGTGCTGCGCGAAATGGTCACCCGCCTGAAAGAACAGATTCAGACGGCCCAACAACAGCATGCCCTTGCTGATGAACGCGGCAACCTGGCGGAACAGTGCAGAATAACAGCCGAGCAGGCAGAGAAAGAAGCAAATACAAGAGCCAGCACCCTTGCAACGGCTGTAGACAAAATTCACGGCGTTGTGGAATCGCTTAATCTCGCCCTCAACAACCTTGAGGAACAGGTGCGCATTTCTACGCAAGGCGCAACCAGCCAGTCCAACAGGCTTGATACCACAACCAGCGCCATGCAGGAAATGAGCACCACTGTCATTGAAGTTGCAAAAAATGCTGCTGATGCCGCCCAAACGGCAGATAATTCACACACCAAGGCAAGCGAAGGCTCCACAGTTGTTGAAAATGTCATTTCTGCAATCGCTCAGGTGCAAGAGCAGTCCAACAAGATGAAGGTCGATATGGGCCTGCTCGGTCAGCAGGCCGAGGGCATTGGGCAAGTCCTGGATGTCATCAGTGATATTGCCGACCAGACCAACCTTTTGGCGCTCAATGCTGCCATTGAGGCTGCGCGCGCAGGCGATGCAGGCCGGGGTTTTGCCGTGGTTGCGGACGAAGTGCGCAAGCTGGCCGAAAAAACCATGACAGCGACCAAGGAGGTGGGAGAAGCCATCCACGCGGTTCAGGGCGGAACACGCAAACATATCTCGCACGTGGAGCAGTCCGCTGCAACCATTGAGCAGGTCACGGTTCTGGCCCGGCAGTCTGGCGAAGCATTGCAGGCTCTTGTGCAACTGGCAAACGCCTCTACCATTCAGGCCCAATCCATCGCCACAGCTTCCGAAGAACAGTCCGCCTCCAGCGAAACCATCCACAGCAGCCTTGAAGATATCAATCAGCTTGCCCTTAACACCGCAAACGCCATGGATCAGGCGACCTCAGTTCTCAACGAACTGCGCACGCAGACCGACATTCTGGTCGGCGTTATGGCGGATTTAAAAAGTACCGGCATCAAGAAATCTGTTTTGATGTAA
- a CDS encoding energy transducer TonB, translated as MQPMTETAAKAEQTVSEAAVPVKKHSVKPKQAERPAGNYKAQPSQHRQEQSAQPKPQQVTTAAGQSAQAGLPVQSGGDGGQGSASSGSGPLEQATGAVQGDGSPHPQVMPWNAQGGPRFLRQAPLRYPRAAQRRNLEGKAVVEAYLDMQGKLLRARVLQADHEDFADAALACVQSSSFKPAQREGKAIPCVVRIPMLFVLKGL; from the coding sequence ATGCAGCCAATGACAGAAACAGCAGCAAAAGCCGAGCAAACGGTGTCTGAGGCGGCTGTTCCTGTAAAAAAGCATTCTGTCAAGCCGAAGCAGGCAGAAAGGCCCGCTGGCAACTACAAGGCGCAGCCCTCGCAACACAGGCAGGAGCAATCGGCCCAGCCAAAGCCCCAGCAGGTAACCACAGCCGCGGGGCAGTCTGCCCAAGCCGGCCTGCCAGTTCAATCTGGCGGTGATGGCGGTCAAGGCTCTGCCAGCAGCGGCTCTGGCCCTTTGGAGCAGGCCACGGGCGCTGTGCAGGGGGATGGTTCCCCCCATCCGCAGGTTATGCCCTGGAATGCTCAGGGCGGGCCACGATTTTTACGGCAGGCTCCATTGCGGTACCCCCGCGCTGCCCAACGCCGTAACCTTGAAGGAAAGGCGGTTGTGGAAGCCTATCTTGATATGCAGGGCAAGCTGCTCCGCGCCCGAGTGTTGCAGGCTGATCATGAAGATTTTGCCGATGCGGCGCTGGCCTGTGTGCAGTCGTCATCGTTCAAGCCTGCCCAGCGGGAGGGCAAAGCTATCCCCTGTGTGGTGCGTATTCCCATGCTCTTTGTGCTCAAGGGGCTTTAG